acctgtagcccatttcctgcacacgcctgtgcacggtggctctggatgtttccacaccagactcagtccactgcttcctcaggttccccaaggtctggaatcggtccttctccacaatcttcctcagggtccggtctcctcttctcgttgtacagcgttttctgccacattgtttccttccaacagacttaccattgaggtgccttgatacagcactctgggaacagcctatttgttgagaaatttctttctgggtcttaccctcttgcttgagggtgtcaatgatggccttcttgacatctgtcaggtcgctagtcttacccatgatgggggttttgagtaatgaaccaggcagggagtttataaaagcctcaggtatcttttgcatgtgtttagagttaattagttgattcagaagattagggtaataggtcgtttagagaaccttttcttgatatgctaatttattgagacaggttttttgggttatcaggagttgtatgccaaaatcatcagtattaaaacaataaaagacctgacaaatttcagttggtggataatgaatctataatatatgaaagtttaattgtaatcattacattatggtaaataatgaaatttaacactatatgctaattttttgagaaggacctgtagtgtctcctgtaaaaacaaacaaatcacTAACGTTGTAATAAACCTTTACTTTAAAGCAGAAATAATTAGAGAATCAAAGAACAAACTAAAATTACATCAGTATTTTCTTAAAATACAACACGTGTTCTTGGGAGTAAATGGGCTCAATACTGCGCTGGAGGACGGGTCTTGGGCAGTGGTCATGGCTCACGGGTTAGAAGGAAGGCGCAAACATTCTGTCTTGTCCTGGCAAACGCGCTATAATACTGCCGTGTTACTGCAGCTCAGCGCCTGATAAGCTAAGGATAAGGCATCAATACCCAAGGCATGGACAGCCCCCTTTAAGGACCAAGGCACATATTTTTCATATAAACTTAAACTGCCCCCAATGCAACTGAATAACGTTATGATCCTTAAAGGGTTAAATACCACTAACAATGCCTGTGCACTCCGAACCTGTAGCTGCCCTCCTATTTGGGCCCTACTTTTTGCTAAACTAATAAATGTAGATTAAAAGTAGGGAAAGATGAAAGAAAGGGACAGCCGTCTGTAATAAGTACTGAAAGCGCGGTTACAGGGAGAAAAGTAACTTTATCTTGGGAGCCGCCAGCCAAGCAGGCGGGTCGGCACGGCTACAATCACCACCCATCGCACTGAGAGCAGGAAGCACACCCCGACTGACAGCCGTCTCTGCACTGATGCCCTGCTGAGCTGGATGTCAGTGGCACTGCTGCCGCTCACAGTgtagtgagcagtgactgtagccgGCCTTCCATGCCTgtgtgactgaaagccggcggccccAGGAGGAATACTGATCACTTTCTACTGGGTGCTGCACTTTCCTTACAGCGGTCACACACCATCCATACTAATGacctgcagattaacaccatatTGGCAGGGAAATAGCCCCCCAACAAACTGACAACACAGTGTAAATTCATCACTACACAGGGGCAGTTTCGGCCCTTACTAGAGGGCCATGCTCCGGTTGCTCTCCCACAATGGACCTCAACCAGGTAGGGAGCGACCTTTTCACCAGCTCCTGGGCCCCAGACCCGCCATCGCACCAGGCTTTCTTCTCACCATATGGAAGTAGGGGCATACACTGGGATAAATATAGCTTCTTTGATATATTAAAAAGTATCAGCCTCGTCTCTATAAATAACACTCAGAAAAATACATGAAATCACAGTAAAACAACGGTATATTTGTACATGAGCCCCTGGCATATCTCCCCTCTCAGTAACTGTGCCACCAGGGCAACGTAGCTAACCACCAGCCTCACCGACCCCATATACAAATAATGTAAACTTCCTACATTCTGATTGTCAAACACTTATCTAAGGAAACGCCGGCCCCCCATCCCACCCCCCATTATGCCTATAGCGTAATAGTCCACAGGTTGTGGAAGAACTGCTCATCTTCACACCTAGATATGGACTGGAGTCAGGGGGCTCTCAGCACGGCAGATACAGTGGTACCCATCGTGTGGGTACAATAAAGAACACTGGAGTCAGGGGGCTCTCAGCACTGTGGATACAGTGGTTCCCATCGTGTGGGTACAATAAAGAACACTGGAGTCAGGGGGCTCTCAGCACTGTGGATACAGTGGTACCCATCGTGTGGGTACAATAAAGAACACTGGAGTCAGGGGGCTCTCAGCACTGTGGATACAGTGGTTCCCATCGTGGGGGGAGGGGGTACAATAAAGAACACTGGAGTCAGGGGGCTCTCGCACTGCGGTTACAGTGGTACCCATTGTGTGGGTACAATAAAGAACACTGGAGTCAGGGGGCTCTCGCACTGCGGTTACAGTGGTACCCATTGTGTGGGTACAATAGAGAACACTGGAGTCAGGGGGCTCTCAGCACTGTGGATACAGTGGTTCCCATCGTGGGGGGAGGGGGTACAATAAAGAACACTGGAGTCAGGGGGCTCTCAGCACGGCAGATACAGTGGTTCCCATCGTGGAGGAAGGGGGTACAATAAAGACCACTGGAGTCGAGGGGGCTCTCACACTGCGGTTACAGTGGTACCCATCGTGGGGGGAGGGGTACAATAAAGAACACTGGCGTCAGGGGGCTCTCAGCACTGCGGTTACAGTGGTACCCATCGTGGGGGGAGGGGTACAATAAAGAACACTGGCGTCAGGGGGCTCTCAGCACTGCGGTTACAGTGGTACCCATCGTGGGGGGAGGGGTACAATAAAGAACACTGGCGTCAGCCCGTAGCGGCTGATAACAATGAACTGTGTCGGTCGCAGTCGGATTGGTGGTCGGTGCTGCGCCTCAGCCACCCTGCAGCTGGTAGGAGAGCACCTGCATGGCGTCCCCACAGGCCTCCTCCACCCTGCGCACCTGCTCCCTGCTCAGCCTCTCCCTCCAGGCGCTCACCGCCTCCCTGGCATTGCGGGCAGACACCAGGAAGGGTTTGTCTGAGGAGTAGCTGGCTCCGCGGGTCATGTTCAGCATGAAGTCCTCCAGCTCCGGAAGCGCGGACAGTCCGGTGAAGCGCAGCAGGCGGCGCAGCTCCTTCTGTGGGGACAGCACCAGGTCCTCGTAGCGGATCTTCAGGTAGCGGTGGCGGAGCCAGGGTGGGCTGGGgccccgcaccaggagcaggtcccGCAGCCAGGCCTGGCAGATGACCTCCAGGGACCCGCTGAGCAGGTAGTTGGCCCCTCCCTGGTGCAGGAGCTGCTGCTGCAGGGCTCTGCCGGCCGGGTCGGCTCCGCGCAGGCGGCTGCGCAGTACCTGCAGGCTCTCCCGCAGGAGGGAGCGCTTGGAGCGGAGCCGGGAGTTGTGCACGGCTCGGGGGTCCCGGAATAGCTGGACCACCCGCAGGTTGAGGCCGGGATCCCGCAGCAGGGGCCGCAGGGAGGACACATCCAGGAGCCGCACGTCTTTAATCACCACCACGGGGTAGCGCCGGCACTCCGCCTCCAGGTCCCGCAGCGGCCGGGTCGGGCAGCGCTGCTCGCAGTCTCTAGGCTCCACCAGTCCCACTCGGTCCCTGCGCCCCCCGGCAGTGGAGCTGGAGTTCCCCGCAGAGGCTAGACAGAAGGGGGCGCTGCAGATCACCTTGTTGCTCTTCCAGCCGAACAGCCCCGCGGAGGTGAGGTTGTCCCCGGCGTACAGCCGCAGCGCGGAGAAGTCACAGCGGAACAGGGCGCCCAGCAGGTCCCGCAGCGCCCCCTGCAGGCTCTCCGCGTCCCCGGGGTACAGCGACTGCCACATGTGCCATGCCGGCTCGTACAGGTAGAACACCCCGGGGTGCTGGTTAAAGAGTTCCCCCAAAAAGGACGAGCCGCTCCGCCAGGTGGCGTGCAGGTACACGTGTGTGCGGGGCAGCGGGGACCccgtgtcctcctcctcatcctcccacaGAGCCTGCTCCAGGCCGGGGCACAGCCGCCGGGGAGGGGACCGGTTCCATGTCGCTTCGTAGTCCTGATCCGCCAAGCCTTTCCTGTCAGTCCGCCAGCCTTCACGTAACATTACCGAGAGGAAGAGGAGCATGAGCGCCGCGTACAGCAGCAGCAACAGCCACAGGCTCCGTGCCCGCCGCCCCATCCCGTCACTCCATAGCGCCGGACGCTCCGCGCCTGCCGACAGCGGAGGGGCTCGTGGTTGCCGCCACTTCCTGGCAACCCGCCCCGGGGAGGGGCCCGTGTCCTCCGACCACGGATTACAGTCGGCTCGTCACATCACAGCGATGGAAGTGACGCTGCTCgtcctgccgtgaccgggagtacacgcgtgggaaacgggcagcagcacagatatatactgtataccctgtgtgtattaccctgccgtgaccgggagtacacgcgtgggaaacaggctgcagcacagatatatactgtataccctgtgtgtgtgtattaaactgccgtgaccgggagtacacgcgtgggaaacaggctgcagcacagatatatactgtataccctgtgtgtattaccctgccgtgaccgggagtacacgcgtgggaaacgggctgcagcacagatatatactgtataccctgtgtgtattaccctgccgtgaccgggagtacacgcgtgggaaacgggcagcagcacagatatatactgtataccctgtgtgtattaccctgccgtgaccgggagtacacgcgtgggaaacaggctgcagcacagatatatactgtataccctgtgtgtgtgtattaaactgccgtgaccgggagtacacgcgtgggaaacaggctgcagcacagatatatactgtataccctgtgtgtattaccctgccgtgaccgggagtacacgcgtgggaaacgggctgcagcacagatatatactgtataccctgtgtgtattaccctgccgtgaccgggagtacacgcgtgggaaacgggctgcagcacagatatatactgtataccctgtgtgtattaccctgccgtgaccgggagtacacgcgtgggaaacgggctgcagcacagatatatactgtataccctgtgtgtgtgtattaccctgccgtgaccgggtgtacacgcgtgggaaacaggctgcagcacagatatatactgtataccctgtgtgtattaccctgccgtgatcgggagtacacgcgtgggaaacaggctgcagcacagatatatactgtataccctgtgtgtgtattaccctgccgtgaccgggagta
The Ranitomeya imitator isolate aRanImi1 chromosome 3, aRanImi1.pri, whole genome shotgun sequence genome window above contains:
- the CHST7 gene encoding carbohydrate sulfotransferase 7: MGRRARSLWLLLLLYAALMLLFLSVMLREGWRTDRKGLADQDYEATWNRSPPRRLCPGLEQALWEDEEEDTGSPLPRTHVYLHATWRSGSSFLGELFNQHPGVFYLYEPAWHMWQSLYPGDAESLQGALRDLLGALFRCDFSALRLYAGDNLTSAGLFGWKSNKVICSAPFCLASAGNSSSTAGGRRDRVGLVEPRDCEQRCPTRPLRDLEAECRRYPVVVIKDVRLLDVSSLRPLLRDPGLNLRVVQLFRDPRAVHNSRLRSKRSLLRESLQVLRSRLRGADPAGRALQQQLLHQGGANYLLSGSLEVICQAWLRDLLLVRGPSPPWLRHRYLKIRYEDLVLSPQKELRRLLRFTGLSALPELEDFMLNMTRGASYSSDKPFLVSARNAREAVSAWRERLSREQVRRVEEACGDAMQVLSYQLQGG